GTCTGTAGAAAAAAGTTGTTAATTATTTTAACATGCGTGATTATAGGTCATCAAAATTGTTATAGCCATTAGATATACTAGCCAGATACACTAGCGTTCGTCTTATTtatttgtgagaatcatataccgtCGCCTAGCTCTAGCGGCTTGGGAGAAATCCTAACCTCCCGCCGCCACTGCCATTGGCCCCTGCCGCCACCACGGCGGGCCCCGCTTACTAAGGAGGGTGTGGATCTCTGGCCATTCGAGGGTGGCGGAGCGCGTGCGCTTGGGCGCAGCTTCGTGTTGTGGGGGCGCTACGGCTGTGGACTCGGTCCGGGCTCTCAACGCGATCGGGGAGTGGGCAACATGTGCGGCGGCACGCGACTGTGGCTGCACACGTTAGTCATGGCGGCGCTTGGCGCTGGATGCATACGCGGGGCATGGATCGACGCTTGGGTGCGGCGACGGCTTGTGCAGGTTGGGCGTGGCGGGTGGCTTCTCCTAAGCGCGAGGTGTGCTACGGTTGGCCCTACTCGTCCTCGTTCTGCTGCTTCGATTTGGATCGGAGTGTCTCAGATATTGTTGTTGCCTCTCGCAATGTGGCGTTGGTTATTGCTGGTGGTCTGGGTGGTCCTGCGGTGGTGGGCGGCAGCTACGACCTGGGAGGTGGTGGTTGGTGGGCGGTGGCGGCAGGTGGTCGACACAACTCGGGGAGAAATCGTTGCTCCGATCTTCATCGAAGCCGGCGATGGCGCCGCCCGTGGGTGTCGTGGTCTTTCTGGGAAGCTTTGTATTGGAGGTGTGCCCCTCCTTCTCCCCACGGCCTTGGCTTCGAAGGAAACCTCAGATCAGCTGGATCGGGCAATGGAGGTGTTTACGCGTCTTTCCCCTCCGTGTGGGCATCGTCTTGGATCCGGCTACAACTAGGAGAACAGTGGATGGCGGCGTTTTCGCCGTGTGGATTGCTGAGGCAGGGCGCTGGtttctgtttggcaacgatgatggcgtcgAGAGGATCTTGGGTCGTGGCACGGACTTAGGTAGTCAGTTTTTCCCAACGTGTTCGAGGTGCTCTTCCGTAGGTTTATTGGTTGCTTTGAAGTCGGAGCTACGGTGGAGCATGTACAGGTGGTGATGATAACTGACACTCAGTGGTTGTTTGAGGAGGGCACGGTCCGCGCAAGTCATGCATATTTCCCTTGCAAAGCTCGTCGTCAAAATCAGAGTTGTCGGTTGCTCGCGCGTGTGGCCTTCTATTAGCGTGTGTCGTCGTGGCTTGTGACACCCCGATTCAGAGAACCGGACGCCTCATGTTCCAGCCCAAAGATCTATGTCTTCTGGAACACGACTATAGCTTGGTACAGATAAACCACAATTTAATAGAGTACTCAAATGGTACCCAGATTGAGAATACAATACTCTTACTCAACAAGGTAGTACAATAGTAGCAGTCGTGCTCAATTATTAATCCACAATCTAGTGGCTATCAAAACACTAGTAGTGGGGTTGGTATGACACAACAGAAGACATGACCATGGTAGGGTTACTCCAATGGAACACTGCTGGGACATAATCTAGCTCGCACTCTCGACCTCCTTCTACAGAGCTTCTCCTACATCTGGCATGATTTTCTAGACTTCGAATCAACAAACAGACCAAGCAAGATTGAAATCaaatgaaagggggggggggggggggggggtcaggatTGTAATCGAATGAGAGAGGGGGTGTGGGGAAGGAGGGCTGAACACAAACCATGTCGACCATAGCAAGCAATAAACTTGTTAGTCAACAAGGGCATGAAGTATCATCAGCATTCAGCAGGAATCTGCCATTTCTTTCAGAACTTGATATCCGTCCTTATATTTCAGAACACTAGAACACTGATACTAAAGAGAAATAAACTTGTTTTCTAAGCAAAGATCATTATGAAGTTACTCTCTGAGCATATGTCATGTTCCAAGAAATCATCTATGAATACTCTAGCAGCACTAAGTTTGTAGTCTAGCACAAGTGTATGCATGATCGGTAGGATTTAGGATTGACCAAAATAGTTGGTCTTTAGGATTGACCTAACTACATTCCAGAATGGCCCGATCACCACCATGGTCTCCAACTGCTGGTTCCGTCTATCGGTGACTTAAAAAACAAGTTGTTAAATTATTTTTCACTACAAACTCAAGGAAAACTCATATGATTAATCTAAATAGTTTTTCACATAGGTAATAAAACAGCCGTTTGTTCAGTGAGCCAACTAATCCAAATAAAAAAGTGTAGTTCCATCCTCATTATATATATTCAAGTAAGGTAGATGTATTTCACTATACAGGTTCTTGCTAATACAGGATGCAATCGCTAGCTTATATATTGATGAACAATGCATGAACAACGGTGATAATTTTGTTGAAAATTACAGATATGACAATACTCACCTTCAGTTTCGTCCTAATGCCCAATGAATTAATGTTCAAAGTTCAAACAGCTGCATATATTACAATCTCCATATTTGCTCTTGATCTGTTTGAACTCTTGTTCCTGTAGAACGCAATAGACTAAAATAGACACTTTGCACAGGCGGAAGCATATGGGCCGCTTAGAGAAAAAGATGTTACAGAGCCATAATTTAGTACACTTGGAAGCATAACTTAGCCCACAGGGGAAGGATAACTTAGTACACATGGAACATCTTTGCAAAGCATAACTACTACTCTGCTGTAACATCTTCAACATCACTGAAGGGCTCATCGGCAAATGGACCTAATTCCATTGGCACAAGGCATTCATCGAACTTTGAGATGCTTTTGCCTTTTGACAGAAGTAACCtgaccttttcttttttctttttggcaatGGCTGCTTTAACTGGATCTAAAGGAAGACCAACGTTCCATTGGTGCACCGACCGTGCCCGACTTCGGAAAGCATCAAACCGGCGAGCCATCTCGTCATGGTCATGCTTCTTGTCATGAGCCTCGCACCAGCGCTGATAATAGGCCCATTGGGATTCCTCCGACTCGAGGTCCTTCTCCGTCGGGGTATCAACATCGTCTATGACAGTTTTATAAGCGTTAGTAGTGCCAAGCAGACACAGCGAATTGCATGCAATTTGGTTTGCCCTAGCTATGAAAAAAAAAGGTGGGATTGGTTTACCTATCAAGAAGAGCTCGTAATCGGTGCGTGAGTTc
Above is a window of Triticum aestivum cultivar Chinese Spring chromosome 6B, IWGSC CS RefSeq v2.1, whole genome shotgun sequence DNA encoding:
- the LOC123133938 gene encoding uncharacterized protein, with product MASKLLRMARDASRARTAAAAASRAAAMSSRSACGREESPPSRTDAAATSRAPTAASRSAREAAASGVIAPRPTRTKPRDHAPLSPPLENSRTDYELFLIDDVDTPTEKDLESEESQWAYYQRWCEAHDKKHDHDEMARRFDAFRSRARSVHQWNVGLPLDPVKAAIAKKKKEKVRLLLSKGKSISKFDECLVPMELGPFADEPFSDVEDVTAE